The Ananas comosus cultivar F153 linkage group 20, ASM154086v1, whole genome shotgun sequence region GATATGTCACATAAAGCCTGTCTACTATGAGTTCTTCATAAACCAGTTATATGCTAGCCCTTACTCATTTTCTCCgttgattatactattaaaccaacatcCACAATCATACCCTGGGTGGcgactatcaatttaaccggggaccactatcatcctaaccgcacatcttttcatccaacggccgaaaactcaatagtaccaagggctcggtactattgatagtatagtagcataattctatatatatatatatatattcgagcttttcgagcttttcgagcctaattcgaacgagccgagtaatactcaagctcggcttgaaatgaatttcgagccttttattttgttcaagctcggctcatttaatttcgagtcgagctcgagcgagccgaatatcgagccgaacacgagtcgaacgcgagccggctcgctcgtttgccagccctagagATAATGTTGTTGAGCAatttatatagtaatataaataaataattatttgactTTATGTATGCaaataaaggtaaaaaaaatatattgcttTGGGAGGTTATGGTCATTTACAAAAGAGTACCtgaacttttgaattttataattcGGTGACAAATCCCTTTCTCAGTCAACTGTGTTGACTTTCACTTTGTCACCCcgtagttttaaaaaattttattttgttattcagtaatttttttatgaagtattataaaaagtaaatttcaaataccaccactgtagtttcgcactttttcactttagtactatatgatttaaagtgtaccaaTTTAGTAcctgattgttttttttttttctttccgtcagctcctccgttaacatttcgttaaattatatacaaaaaacttcagatattctacataggtttatcgaatattcattttagtatcttttagttttaaatttgtcacgaattttaatgaaaaaaaattagtgtaaaggataataaaaagagaaaaatagaacaacgggatactaaattgatgcattttaaaccacatgatactaactaaaaatatgctaaaccacatggttgaagtttacccaaatcATTATTTGTATACGTCGCGTTAATAAATTTGCGCGCCGAAATGCCAAATGgccaaaattttagtttcaaacTCGGCTAAAATACagataatttttctataaattctcaccttttttttttttactttttcttctgatttttaaaaatctatattttatccctcttaaaattttaagttgctGCATTTAGCCCCTTCCAATAAGGTTTTGtcactattaaaaataagtaaaagggTGATTTAGTCTTTTCACTCTTTGTATTAACACTGTAAttctctgaaaatatttctaaaattttaaaagagcaaaatgtaagtttttcaaaatcaggagaagaaagaaaaaagtggaTATTTACCAAagaattttatgtattttattcaTCAaactttctatcaaaattttaaattgaaaaaagtcACAAGTTTAACCAGTAGTTCAAGCACGGAATCGAATGACTACATAAATATTTAAGTATTATATCTTTCATagttaaattacagaaaatctttttataaatatttatttttttactttttctcactaactttcaaaaatctatattttactcttCCGCGTTATAGTTTTATCACTATTTCgcccatttcttataatttatagtaaaaataccTTTCATAatgacataaatatattaaaaagttatttttttcttataaaagaagtaaggacaatttgattattttactcCCTTCTTTAACGCCTCCCCTTACTAaaaatgtttttaaaatttttaaaaggcaaaaatataggtttttaaaagttagaaagaaaaagtgaaaaagcaaatatttacaaaaaaaaaaaaatctatatttttgccttttaaaaattttaaaaacattttTAGTAAGTTCTAAAATATATtgcattctaaattttttttaaaatattattacattatatataattacaatatATCTAAAGCatagaatgagaaaaatttAATATCACAATtccaattaattattaaatgatTGATCTTAACGGATCAAAACAAGTTTTAAACCAATCCGGGTTATCGGTCGAGCCATATAGGCCTGAGTAATACATCAAATTGCTTCGATTTGAATTATCCGGAGGAATGGGCACTGAGTTTGATGGATCCGACCAGCCGTTTCGACCCGGATTTTAAAACCCGAATTTTAAAACATTGCAAAACCCTTGACTTGTAGTCCCAAAAGAaggtcaaattttaaaaaatatatggctaaattatagaaaacttatCTATAAATACCtgtttttttaccttttctttttaacttttaaaaatctatattttactcccttaatatttcaaattattatatttagccCCTCTCTGTCAAGATTCTATCACTATTCcgtccattttttataatttataccgaaaatacctttcaaaatgacaaaaatattttaattttttttccttatagaaaaagaaagaacgatttgatcattttgccctctctATTAATACCGTATCCTGCTAAAaatagttttgaaattttaacaggacaatatgaatttttaaaagtaaaaaagtaaatatttaccaagagcttttctttaatttaaccAAAATAGATTATACTCcatagttttgcactttctttacttttgcttaCGCTTCACTCAACTCAAACACCCAATAAATCAACAACTGATCAGGCTTactaatgtaaaaaaaaaaaaggatccaTTAAAGAACACCATGTGACCTTTGACTTCCTCTAAAACAACTTTCTTATAAACAAACAACTgaatcgaacacgagctggctcgttaaactATCAAAAAAATCCAGcatcgaacacgagctggctcgttaaaatatcaaaaaaatccaGCCTGTATTCAGCTTGCTTATTAATGAGCTGAATAACACGAGTGGGCTTGGGAACAACAAGTTAGATTGTCGGCCCTCCTACTagatgaaaagttgaaaaaaaaaaaagaatattaatgtaataattgaaattcataAAATATAGATCTCTTTACATTTAGGTTGACCTAAAATTCAAGTAATAGAAATTTGTATTACATTATAACGAGCTGACCTGAGCTTGTATTCAGCTAGTTAAGATTtcgaaccaaaaaaaaaaggagctcCTGTTCgattcgtttattaaacaagcgatcgatctcgaactcatttcccaccaaacacgagctgactcacgAACCACGAGCTCAATTGTTAGCGCTACAAGCAACCGGATGAAACTGGTACAATAGGTGATTTCCTCTGCAGTGACTCCTCAAAGCTCACACAGAAAATAGAAATGTTTTgctgaaggaaaaagaaaaatgctcgGAACTTTTACCGTAGAATGAAGTAGAAAAGCTGTAATTTGAAGCTCTGCACTCTGCTTGTGTTGCGGCGCAGAAAAATTACTGCAAGATTTATTACAAGAAAGCTCATGTACTGCAAGCAAAGAGCAAATCCCCTTCCAAACCaatccaaaaacaaaaattcgCAGTTACAGCAAGAAAACTAATACAGAGAACTCTCTACTTTACTTTCACATCTCTATCTCTAccaacaatcaaacaaaaaacaaaaagataagaaaaggaTACTTTGAGcagtcttttttcttttccctggACCATAACATTGAAAAGGCTCTTCACAACTTTGACTAGATTTGGCAAGTTGATAGAAAAGTATCTTAGGCGGTAGTTTCGGCTTTATTCCTTACTATTCTTCTTCATTTCCTCAAACTTATCGATTGCGACCTGAAGCTCGTCGCTGCCGCCGACGGCTCTCATGGTGTAATAATATACCCCGAGGACGAAACCCGACAGTCCTCCGGCCACGATTAAGTTCTTGGTTTTTGGGGCCAAGCTGCTGAATCCAGACATCCTGCGACTAAAGACAGTTAAAGCTAGTAAAAGACGGGAAAATCCGAATAGAAAACTTGAGAGAAAaggtaaattatatatatatataagtcaaTGGACTTATCTTGAAGTTTCACTTAGGTCGCCAAACTTTAGACATGGTTGTTAAATCAGACATTATTGATCCCACCGTTAGGGAAATTAAACAAAGTTCGACGGCTTAATGGAAACAAATTTAAGTTTAGCGGCCTGAGTGAAACTTTTTGATAAATTCAATAACAAATGGTGTGATTTGGGCTTTAAAAGATGGTAATCTAATAAGAACATTTGAAAACTGAGACAATTTCGGTGAAAATCATGAATCAACCGCCTTTAAGTTTAAAAGTAGTGCTTTACAAACAAATTGAGTATGATAATAAAGTAAATTAAGCAACCCACTGCATTGGACTTTTATGTGTCTAATATCTATTTGATAAGCTACAATGATCCTGAATTAAAACTCTTTGTGCAAAGTAAGACATTAAGTCTAGAACTCTAGTTTGGCTAAATCTATGGCTGGAGTATTtccatattattattttattctttatgtgagttgaaacacaaaaatacaaatttatctGAAGTACAATCTCATTTACTTAAATCATTGTTCctaattttacataaaaaattcggctagtATATCAAACAACTTGGCTATAATCAAGATCATTATCTAATGCTTGTTACTGATTCTTCATATTTTACTATCACTGGAAACAGGTATGCAACGTGAACTCTAACAGCAATACAAATAGAATCTCAGTAAAGAAACTAAGTAATTACTGCTGAAAAGGAGTAGGTATCTACAGAAGCAAGTTCAAGTCGATTAGCATTTCAATCTTCATGTTGATCATACATGAGATTTTAGCTTCAAAACTAAAACTTTGATCAATCATACTTTGACCGTCCATAGTAGTGCAACTTTGTATTCAAATTACGTGTTACCTCAAAAGATAAGCTGGCATAGTAGTGCAACTTTATAGTTAAATCCCAAATTCAGCTAacaaaaataacttaatttcaaaataaaaattcaaagggtcttttttaaaataaaaaaaaagagtgcacAGCCAATGGTTGAGAAGGTCTCTCTTTTGTCACTTTTAACTAAAATAAACCCAATGTATAAGTTGTCAACCCATTCATTACCGAACTAATAGCATTATGCAGTAAATCATgttaaacatataaaaaattgcTCGTCTCAAGAAAGGTAAAAGGAGCTTTTTGGTTCCTCGGAAAAGTATAGAAAACAGTTTTCCGaggaaaaaagtttttcatggAAAATCTCTTTCTTAGTCTTCGGCCtgtatattttttagaagttttttttttccaaatttcatGGAAAACTAGTGTTTTTGTTTTCCGAACTGAAAAAGAGGTTTTCCATGAATAGCTTAGAATTCAGATTGTTTTAATCTGTGCAAAGTTTCTAGTAAAGCATGCTCTTGGATTCATACTTTCGGAAGTAAGTATTTCTATATgatatttcatttttcttaacaTTAAACTATCACCTTAAGATCAAAGCATCCAAAAACATCTATGatcaacaaaaattaattaatgcgAGCTTAACAACCCAAAAACTACCCTTAATTGGTTCAAAAACAAAACATATAACAACAAAAAATTTGGCGAAATCACCGAATTCATCTTAAATGCAAGCTATAATCTAAATTGGGGTAACAATTTCAATTTACATGaatcaaaaaaaattgctcAAAATTAATCATCCTACCTAATAAGCTACAACTAACAAGGCTACAAAATCATAAATCTTGCATCTGTAATTAACAAATCAAGAAAGGGTCTATAGCAATCCCCCCAAAAAATTAAACCCTAATCACAAAATTTAGGAATTTAGAAGCAAAACGATCGAAATTGAACGATTAAAGGACCTAATCGAAGAGATTTGTAGCTTAATCTACAATCTACAacaattttaagtaaaaaaaagggaaaaaatttgAGAAACCTACCTGAGATCGATGAGAGGGGATTGGTTGATTAGGGTTTTATTTGGTCGAATTTgggaacgagagagagagagagagagagagctcaaaTCGTTTTTATGGGCTAATATTTTTGCCCGGTCCGGCCCAGTGAAGCGGACCGGTTTGGACCGGGACCGGTCTAGAAAAATACCGACGAAAATGTGGACGCATCTGATCCGTCGATCGTATATCAGGAAATGGACGGTTGGGATTACATCAAAAGGGTAACGGAAGTGACGTGGTAGTGTCGCGCGTTACAGCGCACACCTTAATTTAAGGTAGAAATGTATGGAAACCCCTCAACTCTAGGTCGTTTTGAAAGAGACcctcattttttaaaattttttggtattatataattttagtaaattacattgaaattttctattaaatttactattgATATCATTAAATGTAATAACATCAATcacttttaacaaaaaattaaaacaatcaataaataacaaatttatcaaaatatctaaattaaataacaaagtTCGAAAATAAAGCGAGTAAACTCAAAACGACTGATAATTGAGGGTGTCTCAATACATTTTCACACATTGACATTAtgtgaacttttaattttatcgaATAAGTAATTTTGatgcaaaaattttgaaaaatatgattcatccataatttttttaattaatttatcataaattaaagtaaattaattaattattaataactagttaatatattaaatttcaaaaaagcaTTAACTTAGTTAAGTAGAATggaccaaataaaaaaaaattataggcaattgcttatatattccgGTACGCGGGcaagattttcaatttttttatttactcatcttaaaagactaatattaaaaatatacttttaaCGTTTCAAATTATTACGAATATATCACTagagttaaattatattattagtgATCTGTTAGGAATaactgttatctctataaaattattattttattcttttaaatatatcttttatcatcaccaattttcttatttatccttaaatcagagtaaaaaatgtattttaatttttttgaaaaaaatatactcttctattatcacaattttttcttatttgctcctaagttagaggcaaaagagatatttaatttttttaactctggtatAAATTTAACTCAGGTTTAATCCGAGATAACTTAACAGGTACTAACAGTGGGAGTATTATTAAATAACAGAGAAATATATTAGAGGTATActgaaaaagaaatatatcagatatttcagaagttttgaGGCGTATACAGGTAATTATACTAAAAAGTTAATTATGTTTATTTCAAGAgctaatttgttaaaattgttaatttaccAATATCactcaaataaaagtaaaaaaaaaaagaggctaaattacataaaacctttctgtcaaaatccgattttttacttttccttcctGTCATTTagaaacctacactttgtctccttgtaaaataaaaaatgttcactttgtcccctaccgttagtaatccgttagggtttagtttataaaatattattatatttttttttatgtcaaaaatgccctcagcctTCTCTTCTGTGAACATGATGGGaggcaaaatggtgaggggcaaaataatcattttatcatcatagtTCACATCGTACcccttgtgaatattttttattttacaaggaggcaaagtgtaggtttttaaatgacaggggaagTGAAAAATTGGGTTTTGAGTCTTTTGACGGGtggattttttgtaatttagcaaaaaaaaaaaagaaatacatgaGGTTGAGGGCCCCAGTCCAAAATACCTATAAGTAGGGGGTTTCCATGCAATTTTACCCCTAACTTTACTTAATCGTACACTTTCCCCTTTTCTCCTGTCTCGAATAAAAGAGGGAGCTTTGCCccgcgtctctctctctctctctctctcttcgcgaTTCGATGATGGTGTCGCCTCACTCCCACTCCCCGCCGCCTCTCCCGCTCCCCTAAACCCCAACCCCAGCCGAGACCTCTCCCCGATTCCGGTAAGATTCGTATCATAATCCTCAATTTTTGGTTTTGATTCGTGTTGTGTCTGTGTGTCTGTGATCCGATCCGCGTTTTCGCGGCGAAATTTGGTGAATTGTGGGTTTGGGATCggaatttagggttttttttttccaaaaaaaaagttcGTGTAGCTTTTTGATTTCGTGATCTTGGGGTTTTGGATGAGGTCGGGAGGGCGGGTTGGTTGTGGTGATTGGTGCTGGGTGTAGGAttagggtttctagggtttctggCCTTTTAGGGTTTGTAGGGGGCCTTTTGGGGTTGACTTATTGCATGTGAGTGATGAGATATGTTGAAGCTGGGGAGAATGGATCTATTGATCTTGTTGGTGTATCTTGTGATTTAGAGTGTATTAGCTGCTATTTTCGCTCTGTTTCATAATTAGGGATAAGTGGTTTTACTAATAATAGTTAAAAATGGAAGCTTGCTATATTGTTTGAGAAGATAACGTGCTGTTGATGCTGTGAAAGAGTTTTAGTGCTTGGGAGATTTTATAACCAGGGCTTTGTTTGGTGCCTATTAATTCGGAAATGAAGTCGAGGAGTTAGAAATTAGGTAAGATATTTCATGTGCTAGTTACCAATTGTTGGTTAGTAGTTCAATTTTTAGTTTAATGAGACTTTTCAGGGGGAAAGGTCATAACTTTTGAACTTACTAGTTTACACCATCTTTAGTTCTTTTGAGTGCCTAATCGATGTAGTGGGGAGAAGTAAACAGTTGGGCTCATGCATACCATATTCTCTaggataaatttttaaaaatcttttggGTTTGAAGCCAAAAGGGCACAATTTTATGGTTTTGTGAAATCCCTGCGGATATAGCAATAAAAATGAGGGGATTGTTAATATTCTTTGTTTTGTTTAATAGGCATTTTCCAGCCTTTTTTTAAGCACTATTAGTTTCCCAAAATATATGTAACTTGCTGCCAGACCAATTATGCCTTGGTGAATTAACTTGTAAGATTTGCATGTTTGCATGTTCTTAAAGATTTCAACACCATAGTCTTGTTATTGCATGCTGTATTTTAGTTGCTTATTTGTTTAAACTATTTTCCCTCACCATTCCTTTCATTTTTGACTCTTTATTTCTCTAGtccattttttgattttgtgTCTATCAGTAGGTCGTCCTTTCTAATGGGGTCTACATGGAATGATATTCCCTTGTTTCTTTTAATTTCGTTGGAAACAATTACATATTGTTCCCCAAATTTGATCTGGATTTCAGTTTTGTCCTTAGTTGTTTTAAACAATGTAGTGTAGTGTGACCTGCATAACAAGTATGCCTTTCCACTAGTCCTTTGTCTGAAGAAGTGCCATGTTGTTAATGTCTTTGCACTTTTCTTTGTTAGAAGAAAAATTATGAGGATGAGATTTAAACAAAAGCCAAAATTTAGGGTGAAAATTGAAATCAAGGTTGAATTCCAAGTGAAGGTTGAATTTCTGACAACGACTAACTTAAGCCTTGGTCAAATTATAAGGACTAATTTCGTAATTAGCCCacttctttctttctatttaATGGGATCAGCTTGGCTCCTTGCAATCCTTGATTTAACTTGCTAAGTCTGAACATCGAGACAAGCTGAATGTTATGATAATCGCCAATTTC contains the following coding sequences:
- the LOC109725399 gene encoding uncharacterized protein LOC109725399, with translation MSGFSSLAPKTKNLIVAGGLSGFVLGVYYYTMRAVGGSDELQVAIDKFEEMKKNSKE